The following is a genomic window from Vicia villosa cultivar HV-30 ecotype Madison, WI unplaced genomic scaffold, Vvil1.0 ctg.000698F_1_1_2_unsc, whole genome shotgun sequence.
TTTGATCATTTTACACATTAAAAActtaattttgtataaaaaaaaaacagaattatGTGTTGCTTATACtttaacaatatttttaaaaaattgtacatTTGGACACCTCTATAGTTTTGTTAAAAAGCATAAAAGActccataaataaataaaatataaaagttattttcaaattttgaagatataatttggtgtttttgattaaaagtcaacaaaCCGCTTTATTCTTAAGAATATAATTTCAAGTTTTCTTTTTTACATTTGAAGTTTGCGTAGACTTGATTTAAAATACTTCCTTATCTTTCAGATAATTTTTATATCTTTTGATATATTTGAGTTACATtgcatttaaataattttttttttaattcaaataaataaattgtatCTTAAAATTGAAGTTAAATTTCCAGATCAAAAAACTTGTATCATATTATCTCACAATAAACAATTATTCAACTAGATCAAAAAACAGTTagataattagttttttttagtcAACAACAGTTGTATAAAATCGATTAAGGTTCAATCactaaaatattgaaaattacacTGGCCAACGTATACAAATAAGCTATCTTTGCTTAAATAATTCGGTtgacaaaatgaaaaaaaataaataaaaagtggaggcaaaagaaaatacaaagggagaaagaaaaagggtaaaaaaaaataaaattaatgtacAACAAAACAACTAATAACAAGTATTACAACAACTACTAACAATAGCTCCTCAGTTTCAGATTGATAGAAACCAAGCTTTCAATTAATAAAATCACATGGAAAAAAAAAAGCACTATCTCTGCTTTGCTGCACAATGTGATAGTAGATTCTTTTGAATCCATTCCTTTTGCTGAATGTACAAAAGCCAGCCACATTTCTGTTTCATGGTGTAACCGAGCCGAAGAGCACTCTGACAAAGAGAAAAATATGGCCCTGTCTAACTCAATTGATGAGTCTAATTTATTGTTCTACCAGTTTAAGAATTCAGTATCACTTGAAATGGTCTTGCTGGATAATCGTAATTAAATTAAGGGGCGGTCCATCTTCTTCCTTCtgtttccagggttcgccatttCCTTGTTGGATATACCATGATACTTTTGGAGACAAGGGACTGTACACATCTGCACTGATGATGAAAGAGTAGGGTTATATGGGCATTTTTAGAAACAGCATTAGTCTCTCAACTTAAACAAAACTAGAACATAGTAAACAAATAACAATATAACCGTCAAAATTCATGATATCAAGTTTGGAAAACTAAATACCAGTTTAAGAATTAATACTTGAATCCAGAAAGGAACTCGTTAAAAGATACTAACAAACTGTTCTATATTACATATCAATACCTCAACACTCCCCTTTAAGGTGGAGCGTATATATCATATGCATCTATCTTATCACATATGTAAGTTATCCGAGGACTTAATGGAGATTTAATAAAAATATCGGCAAGTGGATTCCTAAAATtgacaacaaaaaaaaactttgataACTCTAGAGAAAATCTTTTCTCTGATAAAATGAtacttgatttctttcttgaaaAGTTGGATGGAAGATGAAGTGTAAAGCAATATTGATTATCATATACAACATCTATTGGACCAACCTCACAAAAATGTAAAATGTAATTCTTGCATCAAGTGTTTCAAACACATAAGCTCACATATAGCATACGTCATGGCTCGATACTATGCTTTTGTACTTGACCGAGCAACAACAAGTTGTTTATCGCTCTTccattaaaccatattttcacCCAAAAAAATGCAATAAGCAAAAGTATACATCACTCGAATCTCTTGCCCAATCGGTATCTGCTGAATACCCAACAATATCAGTGTGGTCTCTATTGAGTGAGAACAAGTCTTTTTCCAGATGTTCTTTTGATGTACTTAAGAGCTCAAATAACTACATTCCAATGATAGTCACAAGGAGAGCTAAGATTAAGATGTAAAAACACGACAGATGGTGGATGGATGATGATGAAGGTAATATGGGCCCTGTTATTTAGATCTTGTTCCAAGTCTTTCTCATAGTAAATGTTATGGCACGGTTGAGAGAGCGGGTAAGTTTATAGATTGAAATTAAACAAGAGGACAACcactacaaaaaatatataattcaaaGATGAAGATGGCCGCGGTGAAGCTTGACCAATACCAGTATATTATAAGAGAGGGATTACCAACTACATGATGTGAGGCACCAAAATGTAAAATTCATGTTCCCACAGTGAGCAGTTTGTTATTGATTTTAAATGTTTTGACAGAAATAAAGTTTGCTTGTGATTCGGTtgttccaatttttttttctcaCTTTGTTATAAGACAGTAGTTTGTTTTGTCTTAGGTGCTTTGTTCATGGTAGTCTCACAGGGAGGTTATACTActgaaatgaaaaaaagtttcgtTCTCAAATGGCTAAACGAGTCAGGACACTGGCACAATTTCTCACCAATTGCACATTTGGGCTGTCTAAAATTTTTGTACATTATTAAATATCACTCGTACTCAGGTCTATATCATGTGGCTATTCATATTAAAATTGGGAAAGTAATGAACAAGAAAATATAAACATCTCACATTATAGAAATATTCGTATTAAATTTTAGCCTTTGGTGTAATCATACTCCAGTACGGTCAGGCTACACAGTACAGATAAAGTTTTCGGTTGCAATTCAATAAAAAGGCACACACAATTATGAGGACTAGGAACCTCACCGAAATGCATTAGGTCTTTACCTGAACTGATTGGAGGATCTGGTACTCTAGTACAATGCAAAACCGTTGTTCCGGATAAAACAGTGATGAAACCACATAGCTCTGATGCAATACTGCTTATACTTTGTCCTGAGTAGTCCTAAATGAGAAGAGTGGAGAAGACAGAAAAGTAGCAGATAGTTGAGCAATTGATCTAAAAGATGATTTCTAAGATGCGTTTTTCAATTTGttaccataaaaataaaataccaaCCTTAAACATGATTGCGCTGGCTAATATTGTAAAAGAAGTGAACAATGCATAATATATTGGAGAAACGACTGTTGTGTTGAAAGTATCCAATGCCTGCAATGCCAACCATACAAGAGTCTATCACCATAGAAACCCAGATCACAGACAATTAACAAGCCAGTTATGACAACTGAACAGCATGAAAAGATCAACCGAGTCAAGATTTACATGGATGTTATTTGGAGTAAAGGTTACATCTTGAATTTATAAATTAGCTCATATCCAACAAAAAGTTTTTTAAATTCacataatttaattttgatgaaaacTTCAATAAACTCATGTTGATGATACAAAGGCAGTAGCTAGACAAGTGACCACAAACCATATAAGATTATGTATCATCTCTTGTAAGCAAAAATGCTTCCTATACTAAAGAAAAGCAGATGATACACATAACTGAAAACCAACCATGCCAAAAAATAGTCACATAAAAATGCTAAGAATGATACTAACCATATTAAGGTAATTTAAATTTGTAACGATGCATGAAATGCCGACCACTATAAAAATCCATGTTTGAAAGTAGACAAACTGATTCGAACCATCTAATGTAAGTTTAATGGCAATGCCAATCGCTTTTACACTCATGACCTGCGAAACAGAGAGAGAAGATATTTGGTCACTCAGATGCGTAAATGAAAAGATCAACTCCACTAATGAACTTTGCCAATTGTTAGAATGTACAAGATGAATTGGATAGGAAGAATCACTTACAGTCAATGATCCAATTATGGAGCATATTCCAATATAAACAAAGATATTAGTTTGGCCGTAGCGAGGTGcgcaataaaaaatcaaaaagaatgaCACAACCATTGCCGCGGCTATGTACAAGAGAAATGCTGGAAACCAAAACAACCGAACAGTAATATCATAATTtggttaaaaaaatcaattaaaaagtaAAACAAAAAACAGCAAATAGCTTCAACAGCAGGATACCTGGTTGAACAGCCAAAAGCCATATCTCCAATACAGAACTAAGAGACCTTTCTTGGGGTGCATGGAGCACGATCTCAGTAGATCCAACAATGCATAGAAGACACCCAAGCATGCCCATTTTCAGTAACTTCTCACCCAACATGAAATGAGCCAACACAGCACTACACTAGCCATTTCCACAAACAAGTCGATTGAGTTAAACTCAAAGCTTAATAAACAAAAGAGGAAGCTAAACAAGAAGAATCTAAGTGTATGTTTGACTTCAATTTTGAAGGAAGCAAAATTGATTCCATAGGTCTAAAATTGATTTTTGACTTGTTGTGCACGTTCGGTATCACGGTGTATTCGTTAAAACCGCAGCGAGCCACCATGATTTAACCAAACCTACACTCTAGTAGTATAATTGAGTTCGAATCCAAAATACAAAATCTGGTTTTGATTTTGTAGTATTAAATTTATTGTTCATCTCACTTTTACATAGATACATCAACAACATAAATCACTCCAAGTTGAATTCAGTTTAATTCTGAATCAATTCACTCTAAAATCAATTCAGTCGAAACCATAGACGCACGAAGTTGCTTACCTAACAATAATACTCAAAGCACCGAGTGGCGTAACAAGCACAGCAGGGGCATAAATGTATGCTACAAAATTCGCAATCTCTCCAACAATCACTGTAACAACAAGAGaagcataaaataaaaatcagaaacaaaaaaggaaaaacaaattgaaatttgaaaatggAAAGATGAAAATAGTACTGACTTGTAACCATTCCGATCCACCAAAGAGGCTGAAGAAGATAACCATATCCTCCAACACCTGAAACAGAAAATTAGTTAGATAAAAGTAAGAGACGGAAGGAAAAAAAAGGTAATCAAGTAAAAACTTACTAGCAGGAGTGCCGTTAAGGCCGGCACGTTGGAGACCTTTTTTCTTGATAATGAAACTGGAACCTATGAAAGCTCCGGAAACAACGGCCAATATGAACCCAATCAAATTGCTGGAGTACATCTATCTGATGAGAATTTAGCGTTGAAGAAGAGTTTGATTTTGAATTGGAACCCTAAAGTAGAATTGAGATTTAGATCGTGAATGAATGAAGAAGAGATAGTTTCAAATTTTAACGTATGTTTCTGGCTGGCGTCGCTCGCGCTGCTTCCTCTTTGCGTCTTTATTGGGGCAGTGAGGACGAGTTACTTGGAAATGGAGAGAGAGTTTTGTTTGGTTTGAGTTGCTGCATAGATTGTCTTGGTGTAAACGAGTGACTCTAGCACTCGCTCAAGACTTTTAGGTTGGTTTGAAGTCTTAGAGAAAAAATGACAGGTTCTCAATACCCTCGGATAAAATGATTAATTGAAAATTTGACCCCAAAAAATatctaatttattatttaaagaataattttatataaaatggtaatttgattcaattaaaatatttttttacaaatcaattaaatatattttggttctttatatatatatatatatatatatatatatatatatatatatatatatatatatatatatatatatatatatatatatatagtttagaaTGAGGAATCAATTAATTCTCTCcccaaaaaaccaaaaaaatacagGTTATACCTCATTCACATATAATCTATGCTTTTAAGATGGTTATTAAGATTTTTCTTTtcactaataaataaatattttttttaattaattgaattctTTTTATTCTATGTTCCTTCTCTTTCAATTTCCATGTTCAGTTTGTATCTTCTTCATCCTTACACGTCCATGTCTTTATTGTTGTGAAAAAAGATTCTCTTTCATTTTTGATGAAAAATATTCATCGCACACAACCTATTCACAACTGCTAGATCCACTTGAAGTGATTCTTAATCTTTATAAAACTTCCAATTTTTCGATCCTCTTCAAGTTCTTGATGATCCAATTTTAATTGATGAGTTTTCACTCATTCAAATTTTTCTTTGATTAGTTATATATTTGCATCGCATGAAGCTAATCTTGTTAATAAACTCAAGTTTTAGGTCATTTTCTTTCTATCGTTGCATATGATAATTGTTCAGTATTGCTATTAAAATTCCATTGCATTAATTTCAATTGAACTTGCTTACCATAGgagattcaaatcattttaacACCTCGATCATTATATCGTTGTTGGCAAACCAAATTAACATTAATTTTTGCACATTTTCTGAAAGTTTGAATCTTGTTTATATGATATTGCTCTTTGATATGAGAATTCAATTTCTGTTTGTTCTATTAATATTCACTTACTtcattgaaggaaaaagtttattACATTGATTTTAGATGGATGAATTTTGAATAACATGTTTGCTGGATTTTTCTGAAGTTTACATTCTCTATGGAAGAATTTTTTTATCCAAATACAAAAGGCTATGTGCATAAGCGGTCGGGAACAAAttctataaatttttaaattgtgAGTtcattacttaaaaaaaaaattatcataatataattttataacataCTCCCATAGAATTATATGTGTTTATTTGTTGGGAGTatctaaaattaattttcaaGGTGGTTAAATAATTTTAGTAACATTAAATTGCTTTGTAGATATTAAATGTTATTCCTCTATATAACATGTGTTGTTTTATTTAGTCTATTTTGACTTCTCAATAATGGAATATTGTATATAGGCAGTTGGTTTTGGCTATTTTCACTTGTTAATTGTTTAGCCGACCATGAATGAGTTTATTTGTTGAATATTTGTTAAGGTGGTACGAAAATTTAGAATATCTAACCCTCTTATGCAAGAGGGTATTTGCAGTGCCCCAAGCGCTAGGTCAAGGACTTCAATTTTGggctggattctcatatccaaaacAGAAGATTGCTAGGATCCTACGTGACTAGGGCAAGATCAATGTGTGATCTTCGTCCTGGGTCAACTGCCCGTGATCCTCAAATGGTGGAAGACCGGTTCTTCTGGACGGCTGTTGGCCACGTGTCCATAGAGGGCCACGTGGGTGAGAAGCTCCCCAAGGATCGTGATAGATTGGGTCTCCTCGTTGAGGCTTTCTTGCAGTAGCGTTGGACTGGATCCTGCCTGACGGTGAGCCAGCCACAGGCCTAGTCTAgaacaataatttaaaaattactcTGTCGAGATGTTAGGAGTATGTTAGTTGAGTTATTTTTGAATTACTAAGTAATAACACAACTTTACTCTATTAACAATTATTTTTGAGAAATTATAtaactattaaatttaattatagaatttttttaagtTGAGTAATTCAAAGGAATTATAGTGTGGCTTGTTATTAGCGAAATTTTGGTTTTGAGATGAACCTGTTTGAGTATGAGCTGTTTGTgaattattttgttgttgttacttTGAGTTTATAATTGTTGTTGCATAATCCTGCATACATGTATATTAGAGTTAGGCAGAACTTCAATTCAATTAGGGAATATTCAAAGATGAACCATGACAGTCTCATGTCCAGAGAGGGACACGATTCAGAGAGGAACTAGAGACATAAAATAAATCAGCAACACAATATTGATGTCCAAAAACCCGGGTACCATGTGCATATTGGAGGAGGAGTTTTGTGCTTtcgcattattattattattattattattattattattattattattattattattattattattattattattattattattattattattatcatcatcatcgttGATGTTGTTATGTGAGAATGATCTTAGCGTTATTATAACTACCATGCTGTTTATTTTCACTGctaatatttttaagaattatTCTCACtgcttttttgtttgttttgtgtggttTGTGCAATGTTGTACAGAGGATGAGTAATTGCTATTGTGAGTTGAAAGATGGTTTTGCAGCTCTCttcttttatttattgtttttgggTTATTAGATGAATtttgctctgatttgtaacatcaGGGAACAAGACATTTGATTGTTTTTAGTTGATGTTGgattttgtttatttctttaagtttttcaattgaataaattattgAAATTATGTCATGATTTGGGTTCCACTACAAGTTGTTGACTTTAATTGAAGAAAGTATTGTATGTTTTGTTTGCGTAGCATCCTAAAGTCTGAAATCTCTTTTATGTTAAGAGTTAAGGTTTGGGGTGTTACACGAGAGGCTAATTTTTCAATAACTTTGATTTGACTTGATCAAACTCGATTCCCTTTGATGAGATTTTATATCCTAAAACGATACCTTCAATTACCATAAAATGATATTTCTCAGTTTAAAACTAGGTTCATTTTAGTACATCTCTCCAAAAGAACATTTATCAAAATCACTACCAAAAATGAAAAAATCATCCATAAATACCACGATGGGAGATTCACTTATACCTGAAAATATAGAAAGCATGCACCTTTGAAAATTCGGGGAAATGTTGCCTAATCTAAATGGCATCCTGCGATAGGCAAACACTCCTAATGGGCATGTGAAAACAATCTTTTCTTTATCCGGGGAATCTACTAATATTTCTAGCCATTGATccataaaaaataatacaaattgATCTTTTTCGAGTAGTTTGGTTTAACCTCCTATAATGGTAAAATTACACCAAAGATCCTTtaagtttgtttttttataaCATGTTGGTCCTTAAGTTTTTTTGTAACAAATCGGTCTTTTAAGTTATTAAATCAAAGTTGCCTACAAGGAGAAAATACAATTGAGATGTTGATTGATGTATTTTTGTTGAATTAGGATATTACTTAATGTATTTTAGATGATGGTTTATGTATTTAGGATGCCACTTTATGAAATATGACACCATTTTATGTATTTAGTTGCACATGTTTGGTAACTTAAAGGACcaagttgttacaaaaaaaaacttaaggaccaacctgttacaaaaaaaataacttaaaaaaggACATCTGGTGTAATTTTGCCttctataatcaatacacatccgCCATCCCGTAATTGTTCGATTTGAAATTAACTCGTTCTTTTCATTTTGAACGACGGTCATACCTCCCTTCTTTGAGACTATATGCATTGGACTTATCCAAGAACTGTCAAAGATAAGATAGATCATACTTGTTTCAAGTAGTTTTAGGACTTTTTTTTTCACCACTTCTTTCATGGTAGGATTTAGTCTTCTTTGATGTTGAACTACCGACTTGAAATATTCTTCTAATTTTATCTTGTGTATGCAATAAACTAGGCTAATATCTTTAAAATCAGTCACACCCCAACCAAGTGCGTTCTTGTTATCTCTTAGAACTCTTAATAATTTTTATTCCTTAAGAGTTGATAATGAACTACTAATGATAACTGGTTGTAAGAGTTTCTCATCCAAAAAGACATATTTCTAATGCCTAAGCAACAATTTCAACTCAAAATCCTTCTAGACTAGGATGAGACTTTGATACTCATGACCACctaattcttcaatttttctAGTTGCATTATCAACCTGTGTTGCTTGAAGTTGAAGTAAACATTTGCTACTTCCATATCATATTCATATTCAACATGCTTAATTGAATTAATAGTAACTCAATGAACAATGAATGTGTTTCTGCTGCAGTTACCTCTTGAACAACTCCATCCAGTATGTCAATTATATAAATATGAGGATTCTCTTTATGATGTTTCATAGCTTCGAATACGTTAAAGATAACTTTTTCTTTGTTGAATCTCAAGATTAACTCATGCAATTCCACATCAATGAGAGCTCAACGAGTTGCTAAGAACAGTCTCCTGATAAGTAGTGGTGTTGCAAAGTCTTCTGGCATGTCAAGAATCACAAAATCTACTAGAAGCAACAAATTATTCAGCCTAACTAATATCTTTAAGAAATCCGTCAAAGTCATCTTGACTTTTTGCCATTTTCCTATGggttttaaacatttttttcaaCTTGTTCGAAACTTGTTTgagtgacttttatgaagttggTTAAGGCTTCCTCGAGTGGTGATCGTTTCTTTTATGGTGCTCGAGGAACCTGTGAAATTTCTTGATTTGCATTCGAAGTAAAATCCTAAATGTAAGGAAGAGAAAATTGTTAATAATCCCAAGAGTAAAGCTTAATAGATCTGAGTTTGAATTGAATGTGAGTTAAGTGAATTTTGAGTTGTAACCTAATGCATCTTAATTTGGTTATATTCgatttacaaaatataaattacaaAT
Proteins encoded in this region:
- the LOC131630564 gene encoding probable magnesium transporter NIPA6 isoform X1 — protein: MYSSNLIGFILAVVSGAFIGSSFIIKKKGLQRAGLNGTPASVGGYGYLLQPLWWIGMVTMIVGEIANFVAYIYAPAVLVTPLGALSIIVSAVLAHFMLGEKLLKMGMLGCLLCIVGSTEIVLHAPQERSLSSVLEIWLLAVQPAFLLYIAAAMVVSFFLIFYCAPRYGQTNIFVYIGICSIIGSLTVMSVKAIGIAIKLTLDGSNQFVYFQTWIFIVVGISCIVTNLNYLNMALDTFNTTVVSPIYYALFTSFTILASAIMFKDYSGQSISSIASELCGFITVLSGTTVLHCTRVPDPPISSDVYSPLSPKVSWYIQQGNGEPWKQKEEDGPPLNLITIIQQDHFK
- the LOC131630564 gene encoding probable magnesium transporter NIPA6 isoform X2, whose product is MYSSNLIGFILAVVSGAFIGSSFIIKKKGLQRAGLNGTPASVGGYGYLLQPLWWIGMVTMIVGEIANFVAYIYAPAVLVTPLGALSIIVSAVLAHFMLGEKLLKMGMLGCLLCIVGSTEIVLHAPQERSLSSVLEIWLLAVQPAFLLYIAAAMVVSFFLIFYCAPRYGQTNIFVYIGICSIIGSLTVMSVKAIGIAIKLTLDGSNQFVYFQTWIFIVVGISCIVTNLNYLNMALDTFNTTVVSPIYYALFTSFTILASAIMFKDYSGQSISSIASELCGFITVLSGTTVLHCTRVPDPPISSVQMCTVPCLQKYHGISNKEMANPGNRRKKMDRPLI